One segment of Herbaspirillum hiltneri N3 DNA contains the following:
- a CDS encoding gamma-glutamylcyclotransferase, which yields MSDNTIARNKSMTRFDQHDSVWLFGYGSLIFKADFPFIERRPAHIVGWSRRFWQGSHDHRGTVQAPGRVVTLIRDEGATCAGMAYLITPEVFDHLDYREKNGYLRLATDILFEDGSCTEGLIYIATEENAAFLGPAPECDIARQIAGAEGPSGRNADYLLGLAVALRELGKDDPHVFEIERHLQLLGEMNAEKDKDAT from the coding sequence ATGTCCGACAACACCATCGCCCGCAACAAGTCCATGACCCGTTTCGACCAACATGACAGCGTGTGGCTGTTCGGGTACGGATCGCTGATCTTCAAGGCCGACTTTCCCTTCATCGAGCGCCGGCCGGCGCACATCGTCGGCTGGAGCCGGCGTTTCTGGCAAGGCTCGCACGATCATCGCGGCACCGTGCAGGCGCCCGGCCGGGTCGTGACGCTGATCCGGGATGAAGGCGCGACCTGCGCCGGCATGGCTTACCTGATTACACCGGAAGTGTTCGACCATCTCGACTATCGCGAAAAGAACGGCTATCTGCGCCTGGCCACCGACATCCTGTTTGAAGACGGCAGTTGCACCGAAGGACTGATCTACATCGCCACCGAAGAAAACGCCGCCTTCCTGGGTCCGGCGCCGGAGTGCGACATTGCGCGCCAGATCGCCGGCGCCGAAGGTCCGAGCGGACGCAACGCCGATTACCTGCTGGGACTCGCCGTGGCCTTGCGCGAACTCGGCAAGGACGATCCTCACGTGTTCGAGATCGAGCGCCACCTGCAATTGCTGGGAGAGATGAATGCGGAAAAGGACAAGGATGCGACGTGA
- a CDS encoding MFS family transporter — protein MTQTVSTTPPTPAPAASVATGPSTTRQRIFAILGASSGNLVEWFDFYVYSFCAIYFAPAFFPKGDTTTQLLNTAGVFAAGFLMRPIGGWLFGRIADKHGRKTSMMISVLMMCGGSLMIAFLPTYAVIGTAAPFLLLVARLFQGLSVGGEYGTSATYMSEVAPKNNRGFFASFQYVTLIGGQLLAVLVLVVMQQTLSNEELRSWGWRVPFVLGACGALIALYLRKSLTETATDETRKKKEAGTFAGLWKHKRAFFTVVGFTAGGSLMFYTFTTYMQKYLVNTAGMDAKTASAVMTGALFVYMILQPLFGALSDKIGRRNMMLLFGALGTLCTVPILHMLKDVTDPYAAFGLAILALCIVSFYTSISGLIKAEMFPPEVRALCVGLSYAVGNAIFGGSAEFVALSFKAAGMESNFYWYVSVICAIALLITFCMRDPSKVGYLKDED, from the coding sequence ATGACCCAAACAGTTTCCACCACGCCACCGACGCCGGCTCCGGCCGCATCCGTCGCTACCGGACCATCCACCACCAGGCAGCGCATCTTCGCGATCCTGGGCGCCTCGTCGGGTAACCTGGTCGAGTGGTTCGACTTCTATGTCTATTCGTTCTGTGCGATCTATTTCGCACCGGCCTTCTTTCCCAAGGGGGACACCACGACGCAACTGCTCAATACCGCCGGCGTGTTCGCCGCCGGTTTCCTGATGCGTCCGATCGGCGGCTGGCTGTTCGGCCGCATCGCCGACAAGCACGGCCGCAAGACCTCGATGATGATCTCGGTGCTGATGATGTGCGGCGGCTCGCTGATGATCGCCTTCCTGCCTACCTATGCCGTGATCGGCACAGCGGCGCCGTTCCTGCTGCTGGTGGCGCGCCTTTTCCAGGGCCTGTCGGTGGGCGGCGAGTACGGCACCAGCGCGACTTACATGAGCGAAGTCGCACCCAAGAACAATCGCGGCTTCTTCGCCTCGTTCCAGTACGTCACGCTGATCGGCGGCCAGTTGCTGGCGGTGCTGGTGCTGGTGGTCATGCAGCAGACGCTGAGCAATGAGGAGTTGCGTTCCTGGGGCTGGCGTGTGCCGTTCGTGCTGGGCGCATGCGGCGCGCTGATCGCGCTGTACCTGCGCAAGTCGCTGACCGAGACCGCTACCGACGAGACCCGGAAGAAGAAGGAAGCCGGTACCTTCGCCGGCCTGTGGAAGCACAAGCGCGCTTTCTTCACCGTGGTCGGCTTCACCGCCGGCGGCTCGCTGATGTTCTACACCTTCACCACCTACATGCAGAAATACCTGGTCAACACCGCCGGCATGGATGCCAAGACCGCCAGCGCGGTCATGACCGGCGCGTTGTTCGTCTACATGATCCTGCAGCCGCTGTTCGGTGCGCTGTCCGACAAGATCGGCCGCCGCAACATGATGCTGCTGTTCGGTGCGCTGGGTACCCTCTGCACCGTACCCATCCTGCATATGCTCAAGGACGTCACCGACCCGTACGCGGCCTTCGGCCTGGCGATCCTGGCGTTGTGCATCGTCAGCTTCTACACCTCGATCAGCGGCCTGATCAAGGCCGAGATGTTCCCGCCGGAAGTGCGCGCGCTGTGCGTCGGGTTGTCGTACGCGGTGGGCAACGCCATCTTCGGCGGCTCGGCCGAGTTCGTCGCGCTGTCGTTCAAGGCGGCCGGTATGGAGTCCAATTTCTACTGGTACGTGTCCGTCATATGCGCGATCGCCTTGCTGATCACTTTCTGCATGCGTGATCCGAGCAAGGTCGGCTACCTCAAGGACGAAGACTGA
- a CDS encoding helix-turn-helix transcriptional regulator: MSTAERILLRLKTRGPASTATLAQELAMTAEAARLQVQKLLAEELISGAQEAAAGAGRPRQNWELSAAGHARFPDTHAYLTIQLIGSIRQLFGEEGLDRLISQREGEMRKDYLKACSGLASIPRKLDKLAALRAAEGYMARVEKDGKDWLLIEDHCPICAAATSCQGFCRSELQLFREVIGGDASVTREEHLLAGARRCVYRVSNT, from the coding sequence ATGTCCACGGCTGAGCGCATCCTGCTCCGGCTAAAGACGCGCGGCCCGGCCTCCACGGCGACACTGGCGCAGGAGCTCGCAATGACGGCGGAAGCCGCGCGCCTGCAGGTGCAGAAGCTGCTGGCGGAAGAGTTGATCAGCGGCGCGCAGGAAGCCGCCGCCGGCGCCGGACGTCCGCGCCAGAACTGGGAACTGAGCGCAGCCGGCCATGCGCGCTTCCCCGATACGCATGCCTACCTGACCATCCAGTTGATCGGCTCGATCAGACAGCTGTTCGGCGAGGAGGGACTGGACCGCCTGATTTCCCAACGCGAAGGCGAGATGCGCAAGGATTACCTGAAGGCCTGCAGCGGCCTTGCGAGCATTCCCAGAAAGCTCGACAAGCTGGCCGCCCTGCGCGCCGCCGAAGGCTACATGGCGCGCGTCGAAAAGGACGGCAAGGACTGGCTGCTGATCGAAGACCATTGCCCGATCTGCGCGGCGGCGACCAGCTGCCAGGGCTTCTGCCGCTCGGAGCTGCAGCTGTTCCGCGAAGTCATCGGCGGCGACGCCTCGGTCACGCGCGAAGAGCATTTGCTGGCCGGTGCGCGGCGCTGCGTCTACCGCGTCAGCAATACCTGA
- a CDS encoding methyl-accepting chemotaxis protein has product MNIIGNMRIGKRLALGFAVILAFSIVITAIGIWRLQTVSSATREMMSQPLLKERLIGDWYANLASGIRRTIAIAKSSDPALGPYFAAEAAASSKGSGEYQKKVEALLESDEEKKLFQKIGEQRKLYLSSRDAINKAKAAGNIEEAERVLEKDFVPASNAYQDTMRQLVELQRKDIDETAKHIDVIAEDSRILLLALEGLILALGVLCAWYLTVGITRPINSAVTISRRVAEGDLTSDVQVSSKDETGQLLQALQDMNISLRGIVSNVRTGTDTIATASSEIAAGNLDLSSRTEQQASALEETASSMEELISTVKQNADNARQANQLAVSASEIATQGGGVVGQVVDTMGAINDSSKKIVDIISVIDGIAFQTNILALNAAVEAARAGEQGRGFAVVASEVRSLAQRSAAAAKEIKVLINDSVEKVGNGSKLVEQAGATMAEVVNSVKRVTDIVAEISSASEEQTTGIEQINHAITQMDQVTQQNAALVEEAAAAAASMQSQADSLAQLVSVFTLSGTPALPAVRRTIDITPTEPRLR; this is encoded by the coding sequence ATGAACATTATCGGAAACATGCGAATCGGCAAGCGCCTGGCTTTGGGCTTCGCCGTCATTCTGGCCTTCTCCATCGTGATCACGGCCATCGGCATCTGGCGCTTGCAGACGGTGTCGTCGGCCACGCGCGAGATGATGAGCCAGCCCCTCCTGAAGGAGCGCCTGATCGGCGACTGGTACGCCAACCTCGCCAGCGGCATCCGCCGCACCATCGCCATCGCCAAGAGCAGCGATCCGGCGCTCGGCCCGTATTTTGCGGCGGAAGCGGCCGCTTCGTCCAAGGGCTCCGGCGAGTACCAGAAAAAGGTTGAAGCACTGCTGGAAAGCGATGAAGAAAAGAAGCTGTTCCAGAAGATCGGCGAGCAGCGCAAGCTGTATCTCAGCTCGCGCGACGCGATCAACAAGGCCAAGGCCGCCGGCAACATCGAGGAAGCCGAGCGCGTGCTGGAAAAGGATTTCGTACCCGCATCCAACGCCTACCAGGACACCATGCGGCAACTGGTCGAACTGCAGCGCAAGGACATCGACGAGACCGCCAAACACATCGATGTCATCGCCGAAGACAGCCGCATTTTGCTGCTCGCGCTGGAAGGTCTGATCCTCGCGCTGGGCGTGCTCTGCGCCTGGTACCTGACGGTCGGCATCACGCGTCCGATCAATTCCGCCGTGACGATTTCGCGCCGCGTCGCCGAGGGTGACCTGACCAGCGACGTCCAGGTCAGCAGCAAGGATGAAACCGGCCAGTTGCTGCAAGCGCTGCAAGACATGAACATCAGCCTGCGCGGCATCGTGAGCAACGTGCGCACCGGCACCGACACCATCGCCACGGCCTCGAGCGAAATCGCCGCCGGCAACCTCGACCTGTCCTCGCGCACCGAGCAGCAGGCCAGCGCGCTGGAAGAAACGGCGTCGTCGATGGAAGAACTGATCTCCACGGTCAAGCAGAATGCCGACAACGCGCGCCAGGCCAACCAACTGGCCGTGTCTGCATCCGAAATCGCGACCCAGGGCGGCGGTGTGGTCGGCCAGGTGGTCGACACCATGGGCGCGATCAACGACTCGTCGAAAAAGATCGTGGACATCATCAGCGTCATCGACGGCATCGCCTTCCAGACCAATATCCTTGCCTTGAACGCCGCTGTGGAAGCCGCGCGTGCCGGCGAACAGGGGCGCGGCTTCGCCGTGGTCGCCTCCGAAGTGCGCAGCCTGGCGCAACGCTCCGCAGCCGCCGCCAAGGAAATCAAGGTACTGATCAACGACTCGGTGGAAAAGGTCGGCAACGGCAGCAAACTGGTCGAGCAGGCCGGCGCGACGATGGCTGAAGTGGTCAACAGCGTCAAGCGGGTCACCGACATCGTCGCCGAGATCAGCTCCGCCAGCGAAGAGCAGACCACCGGCATCGAGCAGATCAACCACGCCATCACCCAAATGGACCAAGTCACCCAGCAGAACGCCGCGCTGGTGGAAGAAGCAGCCGCCGCTGCCGCCTCGATGCAGAGCCAGGCCGACAGTCTGGCGCAGCTGGTCAGCGTGTTTACGCTGAGCGGTACGCCCGCCTTGCCGGCCGTGCGCCGCACCATCGACATCACGCCGACGGAACCGCGCCTGCGCTGA
- a CDS encoding LysR family transcriptional regulator, translating into MHLPLNALRAFEVAARHLSFTSAADELNVTQTAVSMQVKNLEERLGVTLFRRLPRGLALTDEGLALLPVLAESFERITTVLGQFENGQMREVLTLGAVGTFAVGWLMPRLREFQQTYPFVDLRLLTNNNRVDLAGEGLDYAIRFGDGAWHGTDAERLFAAPLSPMCAPALAARLRRPQDLAGETLLRSYRTDEWNHWFAAAGAPCPPIRGFVFDSSLTMAEAVAQQAGVALLPVNMFERELRQGRLACPFDISISDGAYWLTRLKSRQETPAMQVFRNWLLAHAIPAA; encoded by the coding sequence ATGCATCTGCCCCTCAATGCCTTGCGCGCTTTCGAAGTGGCGGCGCGCCACCTCAGCTTCACCTCGGCCGCCGACGAGCTGAACGTGACGCAGACTGCCGTCAGCATGCAGGTCAAGAATCTTGAAGAGCGCCTCGGCGTGACGCTGTTCCGTCGCCTGCCGCGCGGCCTTGCGCTGACCGATGAAGGGCTGGCGCTGCTGCCGGTACTGGCCGAGTCCTTCGAGCGCATCACCACCGTGCTGGGCCAGTTCGAGAACGGCCAGATGCGCGAAGTGCTGACGCTGGGCGCGGTCGGCACGTTTGCGGTCGGCTGGCTGATGCCGCGGCTGCGCGAATTCCAGCAGACCTATCCGTTTGTCGATCTGCGCCTCCTGACCAACAACAACCGCGTCGACCTGGCCGGCGAAGGGCTGGACTACGCGATCCGTTTCGGCGACGGCGCCTGGCACGGCACCGACGCCGAGCGCCTGTTCGCCGCTCCGTTGTCGCCGATGTGCGCGCCGGCGCTGGCGGCACGGCTGCGCCGCCCGCAGGATCTGGCCGGCGAAACACTGCTGCGTTCGTACCGCACCGACGAATGGAACCACTGGTTCGCCGCCGCCGGTGCGCCCTGCCCGCCGATCCGCGGCTTCGTGTTCGACTCCTCGCTGACCATGGCTGAAGCGGTGGCGCAACAGGCCGGCGTGGCGCTGCTGCCGGTCAACATGTTCGAACGCGAACTCCGGCAGGGCCGGCTGGCCTGCCCTTTCGACATCTCCATCAGCGACGGCGCCTACTGGCTCACCCGCCTGAAATCGCGGCAGGAAACGCCGGCGATGCAAGTCTTCCGCAACTGGCTGCTGGCGCATGCGATCCCTGCGGCGTAG
- a CDS encoding IMPACT family protein, translating into MPVYTLTAAVEIELDIRKSRFIGIVMPVDNRDAALRQLDHLRSQHRSATHVCWALMAGGQSGMSDDGEPSGTAGRPMLEVLRHHELDGVLAAVVRYYGGIKLGAGGLVRAYTDAVATALKQAQRIERIAWAEVEIAIAYADESQLRYWLQQKQYALLGSRHDTLARLHIRLPAAGLAQLADSLPRLSSNAVITPIM; encoded by the coding sequence TTGCCGGTCTACACGCTCACCGCCGCGGTCGAGATCGAACTCGATATCCGCAAGAGCCGCTTCATCGGCATCGTCATGCCGGTGGACAACCGTGACGCTGCGCTGCGTCAGCTGGACCATCTGCGCAGCCAACATCGCTCCGCTACCCATGTGTGCTGGGCGCTGATGGCTGGCGGCCAGTCCGGCATGTCGGACGACGGCGAGCCTTCGGGCACGGCCGGACGGCCGATGCTGGAAGTATTGCGCCATCACGAGCTTGATGGCGTGCTGGCCGCGGTTGTACGCTATTACGGCGGCATCAAGCTCGGCGCCGGCGGCCTGGTGCGCGCCTACACCGACGCCGTCGCCACCGCGCTGAAACAGGCGCAACGCATCGAACGCATCGCCTGGGCGGAAGTGGAAATCGCCATCGCCTATGCCGACGAATCGCAGCTGCGCTACTGGCTGCAACAGAAACAATACGCCCTGCTCGGCAGCCGCCACGATACGTTGGCGCGCCTGCATATCCGGCTTCCCGCTGCCGGACTGGCTCAGCTTGCGGACAGCTTGCCGCGGCTTTCTTCAAACGCCGTGATCACGCCGATCATGTAA
- a CDS encoding LysE family translocator, translated as MDALFFIPVAIMLALVPGPNNFCALNNGIRRGVGVALLATFGRVTAFAIFLTVSAVGLGAMLLASEAAFTAVKWVGALYLFYLGWRAWRSREFHGLELADGVEPGAVSPAAAQKGAFALVMQEFLLGITNPKAIMLFAAIFPQFIDPARPAAHQFLVLGSIYLCAEFVSSAVYSACGKQIRRYIRTSRGVARLNKATGGFFIGAGALLLAARQ; from the coding sequence ATGGATGCCTTGTTCTTCATCCCCGTCGCCATCATGCTGGCGCTGGTGCCAGGTCCGAATAATTTTTGCGCGCTCAACAACGGCATCCGCCGCGGCGTCGGCGTGGCGCTGCTGGCCACGTTCGGGCGCGTGACGGCGTTCGCGATTTTCCTGACGGTGTCGGCGGTGGGTTTGGGCGCAATGCTGCTGGCTTCGGAAGCGGCCTTCACGGCGGTGAAGTGGGTCGGTGCGCTGTATCTGTTCTATCTCGGCTGGCGCGCATGGCGCAGCCGTGAATTCCACGGGTTGGAACTGGCCGACGGCGTCGAGCCGGGCGCAGTATCTCCGGCGGCGGCGCAGAAAGGCGCGTTCGCGCTGGTCATGCAGGAGTTCCTGCTCGGCATCACCAATCCGAAGGCGATCATGCTGTTCGCCGCGATCTTCCCGCAATTCATCGATCCCGCACGGCCGGCCGCGCATCAGTTCCTGGTGCTGGGCTCGATCTACCTGTGCGCAGAATTCGTGTCCAGCGCAGTGTATTCAGCCTGCGGCAAGCAGATCCGCCGCTACATCCGCACCTCGCGCGGCGTGGCGCGCCTGAACAAGGCCACTGGCGGTTTCTTCATCGGCGCCGGCGCCTTGCTGCTGGCGGCGCGCCAGTAA
- a CDS encoding MFS transporter, with amino-acid sequence MHAETVVSTSWSELLTGRNLLRSVALTGGVALHAINVHIVTTILPSVVRDIGGLAYYAWNITLFVVASIVGSALTSKLLDKLGPRRAYLLGLAVFTLGSVLCATALSMPWMLAGRSVQGLGGGLLAALGYALIPMLFEQRLWSRAVALESGMWGVATLLGPAVGGLFAADGAWRLAFWCLLPVALLQALIVAGQLGGKPVRGDAAASEPVRIPLLKIALLALSVLLVAFAGQVDDTGGKLLGVAAGLAAGVLVAWLDRRPGVALLPTGAYQLSTAMGKVFACVCLLMIGSMTEIFVPYFLQILHGYAPLQAGYMTAAMAGGWSLASLLSSARSGKDADRMVRLGPLVMTLSLLALVVLLPGDVDVAAEGLWLALALGGVGLGIGLGWPHLLTRVLKSARRGEENLASAGITTVQLYAMAIGAALAGLTVNAAGLTEPDGADGARQAAYALFACFAVTPALAIVLARRVARDR; translated from the coding sequence ATGCATGCAGAAACCGTTGTTTCCACCTCCTGGAGCGAACTGCTGACCGGCCGCAACCTGTTGCGCTCGGTCGCATTGACCGGCGGCGTTGCGCTGCACGCGATCAATGTCCACATCGTCACCACCATCCTGCCGTCGGTGGTGCGCGACATCGGCGGCCTGGCGTATTACGCCTGGAACATCACACTGTTCGTGGTCGCCTCCATCGTCGGCTCGGCGCTGACCAGCAAGCTTCTCGACAAGCTCGGACCGCGCCGCGCCTATTTGCTGGGACTGGCGGTGTTCACGCTCGGCTCGGTCCTGTGCGCCACGGCATTGTCGATGCCATGGATGCTGGCCGGCCGAAGCGTGCAAGGCCTCGGCGGCGGTTTGCTGGCGGCGCTCGGCTATGCGCTGATCCCCATGTTGTTCGAGCAGCGCCTGTGGTCGCGTGCGGTGGCGCTGGAGTCGGGTATGTGGGGCGTGGCGACTTTGCTGGGACCGGCGGTGGGCGGACTGTTCGCCGCCGACGGCGCCTGGCGGCTGGCCTTCTGGTGCCTGTTGCCGGTGGCGCTGCTGCAGGCACTGATCGTGGCCGGGCAGCTGGGCGGCAAGCCGGTGCGGGGCGATGCCGCAGCTTCGGAGCCGGTGCGCATTCCGCTGCTCAAGATTGCCTTGCTGGCGCTGTCGGTGCTGCTGGTGGCATTCGCCGGGCAGGTTGACGATACCGGCGGCAAGTTGCTCGGCGTCGCGGCCGGACTGGCTGCCGGGGTACTGGTCGCCTGGCTTGACCGGCGTCCCGGCGTGGCCTTGCTGCCGACCGGCGCCTATCAGTTGAGTACCGCGATGGGTAAGGTCTTTGCCTGCGTCTGCCTGCTCATGATCGGCAGCATGACCGAAATCTTCGTGCCGTATTTCCTCCAGATATTGCATGGCTACGCGCCATTGCAGGCTGGTTACATGACGGCCGCCATGGCCGGCGGGTGGAGCCTGGCCTCGCTGCTGAGTTCGGCGCGCAGCGGCAAGGATGCGGATCGGATGGTGCGCCTCGGGCCGCTGGTGATGACGCTGTCGCTGCTGGCGCTGGTGGTGCTGTTGCCCGGCGACGTCGATGTCGCGGCTGAAGGCTTGTGGCTGGCGTTGGCGCTCGGTGGTGTCGGTCTCGGCATAGGACTGGGATGGCCGCACCTGCTGACCCGCGTGCTGAAATCGGCGCGCCGCGGTGAAGAAAATCTCGCCTCGGCCGGCATCACCACCGTGCAGCTCTACGCCATGGCGATCGGCGCTGCGCTGGCGGGACTCACGGTCAACGCCGCCGGCCTGACCGAGCCGGATGGCGCTGACGGCGCTCGGCAAGCAGCCTATGCCTTGTTCGCCTGCTTTGCGGTGACGCCGGCGCTGGCGATCGTGTTGGCGCGCCGCGTGGCGCGAGACCGGTGA
- a CDS encoding sensor histidine kinase, whose protein sequence is MTSRKFPILIAVGALCAAAVFFASYFVAAEKARSDLHAAGERQLQIVALDLQSILDKFEIMPYALGALADVDQVLHHPGDAAAVQRLNLSLQAIQMQSKVLAIYMMDARGMTLAASNWNEETSFVGRDFGFRPYFAEALAGGSGRFYGIGNISSEPGYFMAQPIYPAGTPRGEGKPIGVMTVKVDLSEFEHTWRSNEDPITLADHSGVVFLSNRPEWKYHSLRPLDGKLQQELAGTHQYADQPITPVAEMPKPLRRGFGDHVSRSIDKQDWQLMLFPSQSRINRIAMLWAMWVALIMAIAAISLWAIYQRRRRLQERLESRDALRRAAQELDATIAVRTQELRVANQALEGKYVTLQQTESLLRSTQNELVQAGKLAMLGQMAAGVTHELNQPLAAIRAFADNAVQFMRRGQLPQVEENLEHISGASAHMGKIIAQLKGFARKSGDAIAVVDVAQTVEAAVLLLRNEFRQQAVAIEIDVRSPVQVMGDVVRTEQVLINLLRNAIDAVETVEYVADKRVTVIVGHEAGEAVIRIRDSGPGIPDEVAPHLFEPFFTTKPSGKGLGLGLAISSSIVQAMNGRLSAHNLPEGGAEFIVRLPAPAPDPASAIHGDIIDRTRHPD, encoded by the coding sequence ATGACTTCCCGCAAATTTCCAATATTGATCGCCGTCGGCGCGCTGTGCGCGGCGGCGGTTTTTTTTGCGTCGTACTTCGTCGCGGCGGAAAAGGCCCGTAGCGACCTGCATGCTGCCGGCGAACGCCAGCTGCAAATCGTCGCGCTCGACCTGCAATCCATCCTCGACAAGTTTGAGATCATGCCGTACGCGCTGGGTGCATTGGCCGATGTCGACCAGGTGTTGCATCATCCCGGCGATGCAGCTGCGGTGCAGCGGCTCAACCTGAGCTTGCAGGCGATCCAGATGCAGTCGAAGGTGTTGGCAATTTACATGATGGATGCGCGCGGCATGACGCTGGCGGCCAGTAACTGGAACGAGGAAACTAGCTTCGTCGGCCGCGATTTCGGCTTCCGGCCCTATTTTGCAGAGGCGCTGGCGGGCGGCTCCGGACGTTTTTATGGCATCGGCAATATCTCCAGCGAACCGGGCTATTTCATGGCCCAGCCGATTTATCCGGCCGGTACGCCGCGCGGGGAAGGCAAGCCGATCGGCGTGATGACGGTCAAGGTCGACCTGTCCGAGTTCGAACACACCTGGCGCAGCAATGAAGATCCGATCACATTGGCCGATCACAGTGGCGTGGTGTTCCTCAGCAACCGCCCGGAATGGAAATATCACAGCCTGCGCCCGCTCGACGGCAAGCTGCAGCAGGAGCTTGCCGGCACCCACCAGTACGCCGATCAGCCGATCACGCCGGTGGCCGAGATGCCCAAGCCGTTGCGGCGCGGTTTCGGCGATCACGTCTCGCGTTCCATCGACAAGCAGGACTGGCAACTGATGCTGTTTCCATCGCAGTCGCGCATCAATCGCATTGCCATGCTATGGGCCATGTGGGTGGCGCTGATCATGGCGATCGCGGCGATTTCGCTGTGGGCGATCTACCAGCGCAGGCGGCGCTTGCAGGAACGGCTTGAATCGCGCGACGCATTGCGCCGTGCAGCGCAGGAGCTGGACGCCACCATCGCCGTGCGCACCCAGGAGCTGCGCGTGGCAAACCAGGCGCTGGAAGGAAAATACGTCACCCTGCAGCAGACCGAAAGCCTGCTGCGCTCGACGCAGAATGAGCTTGTCCAGGCCGGCAAGCTGGCCATGCTGGGGCAGATGGCGGCAGGCGTCACGCATGAGCTGAACCAGCCGCTGGCGGCGATTCGCGCCTTCGCCGACAACGCCGTGCAATTCATGCGTCGCGGCCAGTTGCCGCAAGTGGAAGAGAATCTCGAACACATCAGCGGCGCCAGCGCCCACATGGGCAAGATCATCGCCCAGCTGAAGGGCTTCGCGCGCAAGAGCGGCGACGCGATCGCCGTGGTCGATGTGGCCCAGACGGTGGAGGCGGCGGTGCTGCTGCTGCGCAACGAGTTCCGTCAGCAGGCAGTGGCCATCGAGATCGATGTGCGCAGTCCGGTGCAGGTGATGGGCGACGTGGTGCGCACCGAGCAGGTGCTGATCAACCTGCTGCGCAATGCCATCGACGCGGTCGAGACGGTCGAATACGTCGCCGACAAGCGCGTGACGGTGATCGTCGGGCACGAAGCCGGCGAAGCTGTCATCCGCATCCGCGACAGCGGCCCGGGCATTCCTGACGAAGTCGCGCCGCACCTGTTCGAACCCTTCTTCACCACCAAGCCGAGCGGCAAGGGCCTCGGGCTGGGACTGGCGATATCGTCGTCGATCGTGCAGGCGATGAATGGCCGCCTGTCGGCGCATAATCTGCCCGAGGGCGGCGCCGAATTCATCGTGCGCTTGCCGGCACCGGCACCGGACCCTGCATCAGCAATTCATGGAGACATCATTGACCGCACTCGCCATCCTGATTGA
- the bla gene encoding class A beta-lactamase — MIDRRYFLAMAGSVLAGCAGSAWAAGAAEAKKSKDSPSVVSRLAKLEASVAGRLGVEILDSGTGRRWGYRADERFPMCSTFKFLAASAVLRRVDTGAEQLDRRIVYGEDVLVNYSPTTSKHVGGDGLSLAQLCEAAITLSDNTAANLILHSLGGLGPFNKFVRSLGDDTTRLDRFETELNTSIPGDPRDTTTPTAMTGNLQKVLLGDALSAASRRQITAWMLANKTGDRRVRAGMQPGWKVGDKTGSGDYGTTNTVAIIWPPQGAPLLASIYLTETRAPEEQRNAVLAEVGKLIVSGLNR, encoded by the coding sequence ATGATCGACAGAAGATATTTTCTCGCCATGGCCGGTTCGGTATTGGCGGGCTGTGCCGGCAGCGCATGGGCGGCTGGCGCAGCTGAGGCAAAAAAATCTAAGGACTCACCTTCCGTTGTGTCACGCCTGGCCAAGCTGGAAGCAAGCGTCGCCGGGCGTCTCGGCGTGGAAATCCTCGACAGCGGCACAGGCCGTCGCTGGGGCTATCGCGCCGACGAACGCTTCCCGATGTGCAGCACCTTCAAGTTCCTGGCGGCTTCGGCCGTGCTTCGGCGTGTCGACACCGGCGCTGAACAGCTCGACCGCCGCATCGTCTACGGTGAAGACGTGCTGGTGAATTACTCGCCCACCACCAGCAAGCATGTCGGCGGCGACGGCCTGTCGCTGGCGCAACTGTGCGAGGCTGCCATCACGCTGAGCGACAACACTGCGGCCAACCTCATCTTGCATAGTCTCGGCGGCCTCGGGCCTTTCAACAAATTCGTGCGTTCGCTGGGCGACGACACGACTCGCCTTGATCGTTTCGAGACCGAGCTCAATACCTCCATCCCCGGCGATCCGCGCGACACCACGACGCCCACGGCGATGACCGGCAACCTGCAAAAAGTCCTGCTCGGCGATGCCTTGTCGGCAGCGTCGCGACGCCAGATCACGGCCTGGATGCTGGCCAACAAGACCGGTGACCGCCGCGTGCGCGCCGGCATGCAGCCAGGCTGGAAAGTGGGCGACAAAACCGGTTCGGGCGACTACGGCACCACCAACACCGTCGCCATCATCTGGCCGCCGCAGGGGGCGCCGTTGCTGGCATCGATTTACCTCACCGAAACCAGGGCGCCGGAAGAGCAGCGCAATGCGGTCCTGGCGGAAGTCGGCAAACTGATCGTCAGCGGTCTCAACCGGTAA